The following is a genomic window from Leptospira bouyouniensis.
TGATGATTGGTTTTGCTTACCTACTCATTGTCATCGACATCCAAATCCCCGCAAGCCCTGATTCTCCCATTGATGACGCCTCCTTTGAAAAGGTCTTTGCCAATTCTGGCCTTGTGATCCTTGGCTCCATCATCGCGTATGTAATTGGGCAGATGATTGACCTACATACCTTCCACTTCCTACGAAAAAAAACAAAGGGAAAACATATCTGGTTACGTGCCACAGGTTCCACTGTCATTTCTCAGCTAATTGATTCCTTCGTCGTGATCTTCATTGCCCTAGGAAAATACCACCCAGTTCCAAAACTTGTCTCCATCGCGAGTACCAATTTTTTATACAAAATGGGAGTTGCGATTCTCATTACCCCACTTCTCTATGCGATCCATATCTACATCGATCGTTACTTAGGTGAAACGTTAAAACAACAGATGTTCAAACAAGCGATGGAAGAAGAAGGATATGAATCCACCATCCAACCAGGGTAAACCCATGTGGAAACCAAGAACCGAAAGGTTACAATCACTTCTCGGAAAACTTCCCGCAAACATAGGGCACCGAGGCGCAAGAGGTCTTGCCCCAGAAAATACGCTTGTGTCGTTTCTTGTGGGATCAGAATCCACCCATTACTTTGAACTTGATACCATGTTATGTGGCTCAGGGGATCTTGTTGTGATCCATGACTTTACAGTTGATAGAACGACCGATGGAAAAGGTAAGGTATCTGAATTCACCTATCGGAAATTAGCCGAACTTGATGCAGGTAGTTTTTTTGGTGAAGCATTTGAAGGGGAACAGATTCCCACTCTATCGCAGGTGGTGCAAACCCTTCCACAAAACACAGTGTTTGACATTGAACTCAAAAGTGAAGGAAAAACGGAAGAGAGGGAATCACTTGCCAAAGCAGTTGTCAAACTCATTCGTAAATACAAAATACAGGACCGAATTTGGGTGAGTAGTTTTGATTGGGACCTTGTGGACCTTGTTCGAAAAGAAGAACCAGAAGTGCTTCGGGGGCTTCTCATCGAAAAAGGAGATACGCTTAACGAAGGTTACATGCAATATGAACCCGATTTGATTTTACCTCACCACTCACTTTGTACAAAAGAGTTTGTAAGGAAGTGCCAGGCGGAGGGACTACTTGTCATTCCATACACTCCCAATACGGAAGAGGAATGGAAGTCATTATTGGAAGTTGGAGTTTTTGGACTCATCACGGACTACCCAGACAGGCTCCTTCATTATTTAGAAAAATAAACCCAAACCCAGTTCCCCCAAGGGTCTTCATAGAGGGAATACGCTTTTGTTGGGTGGGATTGAAGGGTTTTGAACTTTTGCAGTTTGGGGTCGTTTTCCTTTCCTTTTTCCCATTCCAACGTGATGGTACCGGGGCGCACTGGGCATCCCTCCGTTTGTTTTGAAAATACCATCCTTAAGGTTCCAAAGACAAGGAGTTCTGCATGGCCAAAACTTTCTTTCAGAACTTCACCCCCTACAATGGATTGGTAGAAGTGAAGAGGTTCGGAACAATTTTCACCTCCTTCCAAATTGACGGAATAAAAAGAAAGTGATCTTTCCTCATCGGGACTTAGTTTCAACATAGGTTTCATCTCGTTATGTTAGACAGATTTTTCCAATCTATTTTTGTTTCAAAATGGTTTCGTACAGAAAAATACCAACAGTTTCTACTTTTCTCGTTTCTCATCCTAACAAGCATCATCAACTTTTTGTTATGCGAAACGATTTATTTTCAACCCTTACATTCTGCAGACCAACTCTATAGCCCTTTGGTGATTTTAGATGTATTCTCTGGGAAAGGCATCAAACACTGGTACTTTCCACCTTCTCCCTATTTTTTCCCTGACCTTGTACTCATGTCGGTTTTGTATTTTTTGATTCCATTTTTGTATTTACCAACGGTGTATGGAATGGTCCAAATGGGTTTTGTTACACTTGGCATCTATTGGGTGTTAAATGAATTCCTTTCCAAACATCAATCTCTTTTGTTTTTGTTTTATTTCCAAACCTTTATCATCATATTTTCGGTTCTAAGTAGTTTGCTAAATGACAACCCTTTGCCCTTTGTGTATTTTTTTACCAATGCACACCACAGTACTGGATTCTTTTTTAGTTTCTTCCTTGTGAGTGTCCTTGGATTCAATCTTAGAAAACAAAACTGGGGTGTATATGGTAACAAACGAAATCTAATCCTACGGTTGTTTTTCTATTGGATTGGGTTTAGCATACTGTATCTTTCTGACAGGTATTCTTTTTGTATTGGTTTTCTTTGTTTTATGACTGTTTACCACTTTGAAATCCGAAAGAAAAACAGTCGTCGGCTTCCGAAAGTTCTTGGATGGAAACTCAATTTTATCATCCTCATGTTTCTTTTGTTGAATGAACTCACTTTTTACGGAATCAAACATACACTCCAGATCCCCAATAGTTTTGGGATTTTATTGAAGTCACTTTCCGATAAATCTGCGGATCGAATCTTCTTTTTGTCGTATACCTATCTCTTCGATGTATCCAAACACATCTTCTACCAGAATGGATCCTTACTTCTTTTGATTTCGTTTTGTCTTTTCACGGTTTCAAAATTTCCGTTTCGCATTCGGATTTTACTTCTGACTTTGATTCCTGTGCTTCTTTTATTACTCATTGTTGTGGGACGATTCACCTACCTTCACCCTTATCCCATCCGCTACCTGTTCCCCATTTGGTTTCTTTGTTTCCTAGGACTCAGTTGGTTTTTGCAAACTGTTTGCAACCGGTTTCCCATTTCTCTCATCTTTGCCTCTTTTGCCCTTTGGATCCTAGTTCTTTCCTCTTTCCCAAAACCAAGGCAAGCCGTAGCAGAGAGCTTCCTTACAGTAACCAAACAGAAAGTTTCCTATGACTTTGAAAAACCCATTCGGTTTTGGTCAGAAGGGAAAAAAGAACCCTTCCCGATCGACAATCAAGGGAAACCTTACCGCTGGATCACAGGTGCTTTCCATACTCCTTGACAGACTTCGGGGAAACTATGATCTGGAAGGAGATGGAAGATTACGTTCGGATTTTTGATACCACTTTACGAGACGGAGAGCAGTGCCCTGGTGCTGCGATGAGTGAGGATGAGAAGGTAGAAATTGCCGGCCACCTCGCTCGGATGAAAGTTGACATCATTGAAGCAGGGTTCCCTGTATCCTCTCCTGTTCAGTTCAAAGCGGTGGAAAGGATTGCTCGTGAAATCGAAGGCCCCACCATTTGTGGTTTAGCCCGTGCCCTAAGGCCTGATTTAGAGGCAGCAAGAGATGCGCTTAAACCCGCAAAATCCAAACGCATCCATACCTTCATTGCCTCCTCTCCCATTCATATGAAACACAAGTTGGGGAAGTCGCCAAAAGAAGTCCTCGAAATGGCAAGGATTGCAGTTCGGATGGCAAAAGACTTTGTTCCTGATGTTGAGTTTTCACCAGAAGATGCCACTCGTTCTGAATGGGAATTCTTACGAGAGTTAGTTGAAGCAGTCATCGAAGAAGGGGCCACAACGATCAATATCCCAGATACCGTGGGATACACAACGCCACAAGAATACATGGATCTCTTTCGATTTCTAAAAGAAAAAGTAAAAGGTGCAGACAAAGTCATTTTTTCTGCCCATTGCCATAATGACCTTGGACTCGCAGTTGCTAATTCCCTTGCCACAGTACTTGCCGGTGGACGTCAAATTGAATGTACCATCAACGGGATTGGGGAACGCGCAGGGAATACCGCCATGGAAGAAGTGGTGATGGCTCTTAAAACAAGAAAAGATACCTTTGGTGTGGAAACAAAGATTGATTCTACCCTTATCACACGTGGGTCTCATTTGGTAAAAACCATTACGGGAATGGTTGTACAACCTAACAAAGCCATTGTGGGAGCAAATGCCTTCGCTCATGAATCAGGGATCCACCAAGATGGTGTGATTAAAAATCGCCAAACCTATGAAATTATGACCCCAGAATCGGTAGGATTAAAATCAAATCGAATGGTTCTTGGTCGCCACTCAGGAAGAGCCGGATTCAAAGATCGAATCATCCGTATGGGATTTGATCCAAAACCAGAAGAAATTGATAATGCATACAATCGGTTTTTGGAAATTGCAGACAAAAAAAAGGAAGTGTTTGATGAAGACATTGCTGCCCTCTTCCAATCCGA
Proteins encoded in this region:
- a CDS encoding queuosine precursor transporter; this encodes MNALKQKPVILYTVLLSFFLTFLLLAELTGSKLFFAFGFTMTMGVIPFPVTFIITDLLNEYFGRKVVRATTFLGMVMIGFAYLLIVIDIQIPASPDSPIDDASFEKVFANSGLVILGSIIAYVIGQMIDLHTFHFLRKKTKGKHIWLRATGSTVISQLIDSFVVIFIALGKYHPVPKLVSIASTNFLYKMGVAILITPLLYAIHIYIDRYLGETLKQQMFKQAMEEEGYESTIQPG
- a CDS encoding glycerophosphodiester phosphodiesterase, producing the protein MWKPRTERLQSLLGKLPANIGHRGARGLAPENTLVSFLVGSESTHYFELDTMLCGSGDLVVIHDFTVDRTTDGKGKVSEFTYRKLAELDAGSFFGEAFEGEQIPTLSQVVQTLPQNTVFDIELKSEGKTEERESLAKAVVKLIRKYKIQDRIWVSSFDWDLVDLVRKEEPEVLRGLLIEKGDTLNEGYMQYEPDLILPHHSLCTKEFVRKCQAEGLLVIPYTPNTEEEWKSLLEVGVFGLITDYPDRLLHYLEK
- a CDS encoding VOC family protein, whose amino-acid sequence is MLKLSPDEERSLSFYSVNLEGGENCSEPLHFYQSIVGGEVLKESFGHAELLVFGTLRMVFSKQTEGCPVRPGTITLEWEKGKENDPKLQKFKTLQSHPTKAYSLYEDPWGNWVWVYFSK
- a CDS encoding 2-isopropylmalate synthase — protein: MIWKEMEDYVRIFDTTLRDGEQCPGAAMSEDEKVEIAGHLARMKVDIIEAGFPVSSPVQFKAVERIAREIEGPTICGLARALRPDLEAARDALKPAKSKRIHTFIASSPIHMKHKLGKSPKEVLEMARIAVRMAKDFVPDVEFSPEDATRSEWEFLRELVEAVIEEGATTINIPDTVGYTTPQEYMDLFRFLKEKVKGADKVIFSAHCHNDLGLAVANSLATVLAGGRQIECTINGIGERAGNTAMEEVVMALKTRKDTFGVETKIDSTLITRGSHLVKTITGMVVQPNKAIVGANAFAHESGIHQDGVIKNRQTYEIMTPESVGLKSNRMVLGRHSGRAGFKDRIIRMGFDPKPEEIDNAYNRFLEIADKKKEVFDEDIAALFQSEISRSQVDETYKLLSFEQNTGSDKTPFAKVNLQCKGEIKTGEAKGDGPVDSIFKAISSVTGLSPLLSRLVISPVTEGTDAMAEASVTLEEGERRVVGKGDSTDIIEACAKAYINALNRL